The following coding sequences lie in one Haloterrigena sp. KLK7 genomic window:
- a CDS encoding AAA domain-containing protein, whose product MSLLFESAIGDFDLSAATLYSPAGDDLETTRDEPVPIDGIVEYASYHDRLDHPEKDDWIAIPLHEPDSAALTGEYIAYTEHALHGEIFVYDGGDDYDSIARDAFVESTLAGRVRFWHSDYAPDDPPSYFDSPIAEREPPRNPLAGDDADSFFDELESFVRAEMDAQRDVNREKAAGSTPAALREQGFGAVPSLSSLGRPDDGVYRFRIDTDDGRDERPEDRYRYVQREFGIFEGNEVLLYPPNAEHAPDAFPIAATVDSIEGRTVSLAVDWYAIEDRSTVGGYLRQKRRGFAVTLLLNPVPYDRELEAISRVRERDDHRALLTGETAVTFGDTAGVKSTQQDVALNQEQELAVSCALLADHLFCIHGPPGTGKTRTLVEVVRRSVQAGDDVLVCADSNQAVDNLVAGSSTAETDDERSLHAYAQHGAEEFALRRVNAGNSSNDVVSERYASCDGRADVVAATNSSAATLDREFDVLVLDEATQATCTASCIPLARANKVVLAGDHKQLPPFSATEDPPESAAGMSLFEHLYADGGVYEGVGVQLRTQYRMHRDIAWFSNRRFYDRALRQGRDVAALEDQPTLVGYDVGGSEETIDHSKRNDAEARLVAHVVDELRSEAGLEASEIGVITPYTAQVDAVRTKLTSQLARGRDVTVDTIDSFQGSEKVAIVISLVRSNADGEVGFLDRPLDGPRRLNVAMTRAERFCALVGDWYTLRGPRDGVGGGTDLYDDLHSFLESTGRLRRVEPEFIPVPE is encoded by the coding sequence ATGTCTCTCCTCTTCGAGAGCGCGATCGGCGACTTCGATCTCTCGGCTGCGACGCTCTATTCGCCGGCGGGCGACGATCTCGAGACGACGCGTGACGAACCCGTCCCGATCGACGGCATCGTCGAGTACGCGAGCTACCACGACCGACTCGACCATCCCGAGAAGGACGACTGGATCGCGATTCCGCTTCACGAACCCGACAGCGCCGCGCTGACGGGCGAGTATATCGCCTACACCGAGCACGCGCTGCACGGCGAGATCTTCGTCTACGACGGCGGCGACGACTACGATTCGATCGCGCGGGACGCGTTCGTCGAGTCGACGCTGGCCGGCCGGGTACGCTTCTGGCACTCCGACTACGCGCCCGACGATCCGCCGTCGTACTTCGACTCGCCGATCGCCGAACGCGAGCCGCCTCGGAACCCGCTCGCCGGCGACGACGCGGATTCGTTCTTCGACGAACTCGAGTCGTTCGTTCGGGCGGAGATGGACGCGCAACGCGACGTGAACCGGGAGAAAGCGGCCGGTTCGACGCCCGCGGCGCTCCGCGAGCAGGGGTTCGGCGCCGTTCCCTCGCTCTCGTCTCTCGGACGGCCGGACGACGGCGTCTACCGGTTCAGAATCGACACCGACGACGGACGCGACGAACGACCCGAGGATCGCTACCGGTACGTCCAGCGCGAGTTCGGCATCTTCGAGGGGAACGAAGTCCTGCTCTACCCGCCGAACGCGGAGCACGCACCGGACGCGTTCCCGATCGCGGCGACGGTTGATTCGATCGAGGGGCGGACCGTGAGTCTGGCCGTCGACTGGTACGCGATCGAGGACCGGTCGACCGTCGGCGGCTACCTCCGGCAGAAACGGCGGGGGTTCGCGGTGACGCTGCTGTTGAATCCCGTGCCGTACGACCGCGAACTCGAGGCGATCTCGCGCGTTCGCGAGCGCGACGACCACCGCGCCCTCCTGACGGGGGAGACGGCGGTGACCTTCGGCGACACCGCCGGCGTCAAGAGCACCCAACAGGACGTCGCGTTGAATCAGGAGCAGGAGCTCGCGGTCTCCTGTGCGCTCCTCGCGGATCACCTGTTCTGCATCCACGGGCCGCCGGGAACCGGAAAGACGCGAACGCTCGTCGAAGTCGTCAGGCGCTCCGTTCAGGCCGGCGACGACGTCCTCGTCTGTGCCGACTCGAACCAGGCGGTCGACAACCTCGTCGCCGGCTCGAGCACGGCGGAGACGGACGACGAGCGGTCGCTCCACGCCTACGCGCAGCACGGTGCCGAGGAGTTCGCACTCAGGCGGGTCAACGCCGGCAACTCGTCGAACGACGTTGTCAGCGAACGGTACGCGAGCTGCGACGGCCGGGCCGACGTCGTCGCCGCGACGAACAGCAGCGCGGCCACCCTCGATCGGGAGTTCGACGTGCTCGTCCTCGACGAGGCTACGCAGGCGACGTGTACCGCCTCCTGCATCCCGCTCGCGAGGGCGAACAAGGTCGTCCTCGCGGGCGATCACAAGCAGCTCCCGCCGTTCAGCGCGACCGAAGACCCGCCGGAGTCGGCGGCCGGGATGTCGCTGTTCGAGCACCTCTACGCCGACGGCGGCGTCTACGAGGGCGTCGGCGTCCAGTTGCGGACGCAGTACCGCATGCACCGCGACATCGCCTGGTTCTCGAACCGGCGGTTCTACGACCGGGCGCTGCGGCAGGGCCGCGACGTCGCGGCGCTCGAGGACCAACCGACGCTCGTCGGCTACGACGTCGGCGGCAGCGAGGAGACGATCGACCACTCGAAGCGCAACGACGCGGAGGCCCGACTCGTCGCGCACGTCGTCGACGAACTCCGCAGCGAGGCCGGACTCGAGGCCTCGGAGATCGGCGTCATCACGCCGTACACGGCACAGGTCGATGCGGTTCGGACGAAACTAACGTCACAGTTGGCTCGCGGCCGCGACGTCACCGTGGACACGATCGACTCCTTCCAGGGCAGCGAGAAGGTCGCGATCGTGATCTCGCTGGTCCGAAGCAACGCCGACGGTGAGGTCGGCTTCCTCGACCGTCCGCTCGACGGTCCACGGCGATTGAACGTGGCGATGACCCGCGCCGAACGGTTCTGCGCGCTCGTCGGCGACTGGTACACGTTGCGAGGTCCGCGGGACGGCGTTGGCGGCGGCACCGACCTCTACGACGATCTCCACTCGTTTCTCGAGAGTACCGGTCGGTTGCGACGGGTCGAACCGGAGTTCATCCCGGTTCCCGAGTGA